A region of Staphylococcus sp. IVB6181 DNA encodes the following proteins:
- a CDS encoding LysM peptidoglycan-binding domain-containing protein, with amino-acid sequence MSNNNFKDDFERNRQSIDPKPSHKNSGHLDKSIDEEANHQEENLKEKQEQHFPPRNAHRRRQRRRSTATHQREERQDTNEDLHKEEEKAQADSKQNGQGHVSETVKTNKNNKKKAGGAAAGSVGGGIIGKKLQQNHDKKETKADEPVKNEEHRHQEPQKDKPSHDNSGKKAAAAGAAGVAGGAAAGKAAQSHSDKKENDRKEHQDAERSDAKDHDKKDNSGKKAATAGAAGVVGGAAAGKAAQKHSDKKESEKHKDQKDNKGNTGKKAAAAGAAGAVGGAAASKSAHAGSGNGGGTGNGANNGHNEQPKKKGGGMKKLLPLLLGLLLLAAIAIFGGMALTNQGSDKAQDDQKVAQQSNKDKDKAKDSDKDKAAADKDKNKKEEDKANSSGDSASSDSDGSDAQDQSAYDAQNQQNAGQGQYDQNNQYNQNGQAQNQQAQQQQQNQGGQTHTVYGKENLYRIAIRYYGEGTPENVEKIKRANGLNSNNISNGQQLVIPQ; translated from the coding sequence TTGTCAAATAACAATTTTAAAGATGATTTTGAGCGCAACCGTCAATCAATTGATCCTAAACCATCACATAAAAACTCTGGTCATTTAGACAAGTCAATTGACGAAGAAGCAAATCATCAAGAAGAAAACTTAAAAGAAAAGCAGGAACAACATTTCCCGCCAAGAAATGCACACAGAAGACGTCAAAGACGTCGTTCAACAGCAACGCATCAACGTGAAGAACGTCAAGATACAAACGAAGACCTACATAAAGAAGAGGAAAAAGCACAAGCTGATTCTAAACAAAATGGGCAAGGTCATGTGTCTGAAACAGTAAAAACTAATAAAAACAATAAGAAAAAAGCAGGCGGTGCGGCGGCTGGCAGTGTCGGCGGCGGTATTATCGGTAAGAAATTACAGCAAAACCACGATAAGAAAGAAACAAAAGCTGACGAACCGGTAAAAAATGAGGAACATCGACACCAAGAACCTCAAAAAGATAAACCATCTCATGACAATTCCGGTAAAAAAGCGGCAGCTGCTGGGGCTGCAGGTGTTGCAGGCGGTGCAGCTGCTGGTAAAGCTGCTCAAAGCCACTCTGACAAAAAAGAAAACGACAGAAAAGAACACCAAGATGCTGAACGCTCTGATGCTAAAGACCATGATAAAAAAGATAATTCTGGTAAAAAAGCGGCAACTGCCGGGGCTGCTGGTGTTGTTGGCGGTGCTGCAGCAGGTAAAGCTGCTCAAAAACACTCTGATAAAAAAGAATCTGAAAAGCACAAAGATCAAAAAGATAATAAAGGCAATACTGGCAAGAAAGCAGCGGCTGCTGGGGCTGCAGGTGCAGTCGGAGGTGCCGCAGCAAGCAAATCAGCGCATGCCGGTTCAGGCAATGGCGGCGGTACTGGCAACGGCGCAAATAACGGTCACAATGAACAGCCTAAGAAAAAGGGCGGCGGCATGAAGAAATTACTTCCATTGCTGTTAGGTCTCTTGCTATTAGCCGCAATTGCTATCTTCGGCGGTATGGCACTGACTAATCAAGGCAGCGACAAAGCTCAAGATGATCAAAAAGTAGCACAACAATCAAACAAAGATAAAGACAAAGCAAAAGACAGCGATAAAGATAAAGCAGCAGCAGACAAAGATAAAAACAAAAAAGAGGAAGACAAAGCAAATAGTTCAGGTGATAGTGCATCATCAGATTCAGATGGTTCTGATGCACAAGACCAAAGTGCCTATGATGCACAAAACCAACAAAATGCTGGACAAGGTCAATATGATCAAAACAATCAATATAACCAAAACGGCCAAGCACAAAATCAACAAGCACAACAACAGCAACAAAACCAAGGCGGTCAAACACATACCGTATATGGTAAAGAAAACTTATACCGAATTGCAATTCGCTATTACGGTGAAGGTACACCAGAAAATGTTGAAAAAATCAAACGTGCTAATGGCTTAAACAGCAATAATATCTCTAATGGACAACAACTTGTGATTCCTCAATAA
- a CDS encoding helix-turn-helix domain-containing protein: MIDLKEIIQYIKNHTFHYKTHKSIYNILIGAKTHQTYFDGCSQQLLSLYHSQPDLKYTSFERIFDEIETSDTKIPLKISTRYTFDSIQNTFQVLQLLIQTISFKHHHTLEFIPVSQVSKVQDRAKSLFYKIQHQTLDDQFKNEVYLLFDLLNQTQTQSVLHYFLQGYDEIMYTNQQVSLIEDINMSDLAIIKMNDLVEMMHLLEDTSTFPLLSQMIILPSLSLNTKDTFKLVQSGLTFDEIAQKEGVKVNTIEDHILELYIKGYLSDYDAYLKEDQFQAFQSFFKQHSNERLRTFKAEFPKMSYFEIKLAIVLIARREKTC; encoded by the coding sequence ATGATTGATTTGAAAGAAATAATTCAATACATAAAAAATCATACATTCCATTATAAAACACATAAAAGTATCTACAATATACTCATTGGTGCTAAAACACATCAAACATATTTTGATGGGTGTAGCCAACAACTTTTATCATTATATCATAGTCAGCCAGATTTAAAATATACATCATTCGAACGAATCTTTGATGAAATAGAGACATCTGATACCAAAATTCCTTTGAAAATATCTACACGGTATACGTTTGATAGTATTCAAAATACTTTCCAAGTACTGCAATTACTGATTCAAACCATTTCATTCAAACATCATCACACACTTGAATTTATACCCGTTTCTCAAGTCAGTAAAGTTCAAGATCGAGCAAAATCATTATTTTATAAAATTCAGCACCAAACATTGGATGATCAATTCAAAAATGAAGTTTACCTGCTGTTTGATCTGCTTAATCAAACCCAAACACAATCTGTACTGCATTATTTCTTGCAAGGCTATGACGAAATCATGTACACCAATCAGCAAGTCAGTTTAATCGAAGACATTAATATGTCTGACTTAGCAATCATCAAAATGAATGACCTCGTAGAAATGATGCATTTGTTAGAAGATACATCGACTTTTCCGTTATTGTCTCAAATGATTATACTGCCTTCACTCTCATTAAATACAAAAGATACCTTTAAACTCGTACAATCCGGATTGACCTTTGATGAGATTGCACAAAAAGAAGGGGTAAAAGTCAATACGATAGAAGACCATATATTAGAACTTTATATCAAAGGTTATTTATCGGATTACGATGCTTACTTAAAAGAGGATCAATTTCAAGCTTTCCAATCTTTCTTTAAACAACATAGCAATGAACGCTTGCGAACGTTTAAAGCTGAGTTTCCGAAAATGAGTTATTTTGAAATCAAATTAGCGATAGTCTTAATCGCCAGGAGGGAAAAGACGTGTTAA
- a CDS encoding ATP-binding protein, with amino-acid sequence MKRLNNVVIKLWLTIILIVTTVLILLSAALITFIQQYYTQDTEQSLVNDAHRISNLLEESDNKSLAIKHSKTLIEGPSGLIIMKNKHDEYYNSHSKLKDKMMDVIKKDSGLNHVFSEHKKASKHIELKVNGKKHTYVLVGYPAKIDENNQSGGVFIYQDLKSIDDTNNVITIIILVTAVIFLIITTVFAFFLSSRITKPLRQLRTQATGVSQGNYSLVNTINTKDEIGELAHSFNLMSSEIQRHINEISASKNIRESLINSMVEGVLAINEDRKIILSNQLAEQMEKDLEGENKAAFIDQINQTFEEKENQFREYEVNNRYYVVIMSYIDQFQPNGSSGIVAIIRDMTNEHQLDQMKKDFIATVSHELRTPIALLQGYTESIVDGVVSEPEEIKESLSIVLDETQRLNRLVNELLNVARMDAEGLSVHKEVQPISQLLERMHLKYRQQAEELDIAIELAPNTNHQLWYYDEDRMEQVLTNLVDNATRYTAPGDSITITTDEDEDYDILYIEDTGSGIAPEHVELVFDRFYKVDASRKRGKEGTGLGLFISRMIVEAQDGTISLTSELGKGTTFIIKLPKPPKTQ; translated from the coding sequence ATGAAACGACTCAATAATGTCGTAATTAAACTGTGGTTAACTATTATTTTAATAGTAACGACAGTTTTAATTTTACTCAGTGCTGCTTTAATAACATTTATTCAGCAATATTATACGCAAGATACTGAACAATCTTTAGTAAATGATGCGCATCGTATCAGTAATTTATTAGAGGAATCTGATAATAAATCACTTGCGATCAAACATAGCAAAACACTGATAGAAGGCCCGAGCGGGTTGATTATCATGAAAAATAAACATGATGAATATTATAATTCGCATTCTAAACTTAAAGATAAAATGATGGATGTTATTAAAAAAGACAGTGGTTTGAATCATGTATTCAGCGAACATAAAAAAGCTTCAAAACATATAGAACTAAAAGTTAACGGCAAAAAACATACTTACGTTTTAGTGGGGTACCCTGCGAAAATTGATGAAAACAATCAAAGCGGCGGTGTGTTTATCTACCAAGACCTAAAAAGCATTGATGATACCAACAATGTGATTACGATTATTATTTTAGTAACAGCTGTAATTTTCTTAATCATCACAACGGTATTCGCATTCTTTTTATCATCTCGTATTACTAAGCCGCTGCGTCAGCTCAGAACACAAGCCACTGGCGTATCACAAGGCAACTATTCATTAGTCAATACGATTAATACGAAAGATGAAATCGGCGAACTTGCCCATTCATTCAACTTAATGAGCAGTGAAATTCAACGTCATATCAACGAAATTTCAGCTTCGAAAAACATTAGAGAAAGTCTCATCAATTCTATGGTCGAAGGTGTACTTGCAATTAATGAAGATAGAAAAATCATTCTATCCAACCAATTAGCAGAGCAGATGGAAAAAGATCTAGAAGGAGAAAACAAAGCTGCCTTCATCGATCAAATCAATCAAACCTTTGAAGAAAAAGAAAACCAATTCAGAGAGTATGAAGTGAATAACCGTTATTACGTGGTCATAATGAGTTATATTGATCAGTTCCAGCCTAACGGAAGCAGCGGTATTGTAGCAATCATTCGAGACATGACCAATGAACATCAGCTCGACCAAATGAAAAAAGACTTTATTGCGACAGTATCCCATGAATTAAGAACACCGATTGCGTTATTACAAGGCTATACAGAATCGATTGTCGATGGCGTCGTTTCTGAACCTGAAGAAATCAAAGAATCACTTTCGATTGTGTTAGATGAAACACAGCGTTTAAACAGATTAGTTAATGAATTGTTAAATGTTGCCAGAATGGATGCTGAAGGATTGTCTGTGCATAAGGAAGTTCAACCGATCAGCCAATTATTAGAACGCATGCATTTGAAATACCGTCAGCAAGCTGAAGAATTAGACATTGCAATTGAATTGGCACCAAATACCAATCATCAGTTATGGTATTATGACGAAGATCGTATGGAACAAGTACTGACTAATCTTGTAGACAATGCGACACGTTATACAGCACCAGGAGATTCTATTACCATCACTACAGACGAAGATGAAGACTATGATATCTTGTATATTGAAGATACCGGCAGCGGTATTGCGCCAGAGCATGTTGAATTAGTCTTTGATCGCTTTTATAAAGTAGATGCATCCAGAAAACGCGGTAAAGAGGGAACAGGCTTAGGCTTATTCATCAGCCGCATGATTGTTGAAGCGCAAGATGGTACCATCAGTCTTACAAGCGAATTGGGCAAAGGTACTACATTTATTATCAAATTGCCGAAACCGCCTAAAACACAATAG
- a CDS encoding ferredoxin, with protein MAKYTIVDMDTCIACGACGAAAPDIYDYDDEGIAYVILDDNEGTTPVPEELYEDLEDADEGCPTDSIKIADEPFDGDALKFE; from the coding sequence TTGGCTAAATATACGATTGTAGATATGGATACATGTATTGCGTGCGGCGCATGCGGTGCAGCGGCACCTGATATTTACGACTATGATGACGAAGGTATTGCATATGTCATCTTAGACGATAATGAAGGAACTACACCGGTTCCTGAAGAACTTTATGAGGATTTAGAAGACGCAGACGAAGGTTGCCCTACAGACTCTATTAAAATTGCAGATGAACCATTTGATGGTGATGCTTTAAAATTCGAATAA
- a CDS encoding ATP-dependent DNA helicase RecQ, with the protein MLNKALKQWFGFDAFKEGQQAIIQNVLDHKNTLGILPTGSGKSLCYQLPTYIKQQPTLIISPLISLMDDQVMQMRKNGERSVSYIHSGMSFEEKQKNLKRLKHSKFIFLSPEFILHQDNIKWITSINLGMIVLDEAHCITEWGYDFRPHYALIGEITKRFKKATVLALTATAPLHLKEDIESIVQSEFDVVKTKMSRDNIMLSHINFDNDAQKNECLKAAIQTTGPTIIYVSSKKKCRELAQMIYDEGYLTGIYHGDLSYQERQTVQQQFIQNKIPIIVATSAFGMGINKPDIRTIIHYHLPVSPSSYIQEIGRAGRDGQLSQAISLYQPDDYFLLETILFADVITDDDVAAMFAGVELPPEKQQIIKILASRYNQEEIQAIFKVSANRKQEGLLKMMGYKNLKTCRRNYLMSYFGESVSEIEHCCDNDQTVESIHVPNKKKVARKMDYLEKLNQIFI; encoded by the coding sequence GTGTTAAATAAAGCTTTGAAACAATGGTTCGGATTTGATGCTTTTAAAGAAGGGCAACAAGCAATTATTCAAAATGTACTGGACCATAAAAATACGTTAGGTATTTTGCCTACAGGCAGCGGTAAAAGTTTATGCTACCAATTGCCGACGTATATTAAGCAACAACCGACTTTAATTATTTCACCTTTAATCTCTCTTATGGATGATCAAGTCATGCAGATGAGAAAAAATGGAGAGCGTTCAGTCAGTTATATCCATTCAGGGATGAGTTTTGAAGAAAAGCAGAAAAACTTAAAGCGTTTGAAGCATTCTAAGTTCATCTTTTTGAGTCCCGAATTTATACTCCATCAAGATAATATCAAATGGATTACTTCCATCAATCTAGGTATGATTGTTTTAGATGAAGCACATTGCATTACTGAGTGGGGTTATGATTTCAGACCGCATTATGCATTGATTGGTGAAATTACAAAACGTTTCAAGAAAGCAACAGTCTTAGCACTGACAGCAACTGCACCTTTGCATTTAAAAGAAGATATTGAATCCATTGTGCAATCTGAGTTTGATGTTGTTAAAACAAAGATGAGCAGAGACAATATTATGTTGTCGCATATCAATTTTGATAATGATGCACAAAAAAATGAATGTCTGAAAGCCGCGATACAAACAACCGGTCCGACTATTATTTACGTATCTTCTAAGAAAAAATGCCGAGAACTTGCACAGATGATTTACGATGAAGGCTATTTAACGGGTATCTATCATGGCGATTTATCATATCAAGAACGTCAAACTGTCCAGCAGCAATTCATACAAAATAAAATTCCGATTATTGTAGCGACAAGCGCATTTGGGATGGGGATAAATAAACCAGATATCCGCACTATTATTCATTATCATCTGCCTGTCAGTCCTTCAAGTTACATTCAAGAAATCGGCAGGGCAGGTCGTGATGGACAACTCAGCCAAGCTATCAGTCTGTATCAACCTGATGATTATTTCTTGTTAGAAACGATATTGTTTGCGGATGTAATTACAGATGACGATGTTGCTGCAATGTTTGCAGGTGTTGAGTTACCGCCTGAAAAGCAGCAAATCATTAAAATTTTAGCTTCTCGCTATAACCAAGAAGAAATACAAGCAATTTTCAAAGTGTCCGCAAATCGCAAACAAGAAGGATTGCTTAAGATGATGGGGTATAAAAACTTAAAGACCTGCCGACGTAATTACCTCATGTCTTATTTCGGGGAATCCGTATCTGAAATTGAACATTGCTGCGATAATGATCAAACAGTTGAATCCATCCATGTTCCGAATAAAAAGAAAGTCGCGAGAAAAATGGATTATTTAGAAAAACTCAATCAAATCTTCATATAA
- a CDS encoding ECF transporter S component — protein MNQQKNKRFIVISMLSAVAFILMFIKFPLPFLPPYLTLDFSDVPALLATFIFGPVAGIIVELIKNLLNFLFNMGDPIGPVANFAAAVSLLLVAYYVSKAVKSRYSIIIGLCAGIVAMTIVLSILNYFVLLPLYGMIMNLGDVVRNLKIIIVSGIIPFNIIKGIAVSVIFLLLFKRLKNALRY, from the coding sequence ATGAATCAACAAAAGAACAAACGTTTTATCGTTATCAGTATGTTGAGTGCAGTTGCTTTTATTTTGATGTTTATCAAATTTCCATTACCGTTTCTGCCTCCATACCTCACATTAGACTTTAGTGATGTACCTGCATTATTAGCAACATTTATTTTCGGTCCGGTAGCCGGAATTATTGTAGAACTTATCAAGAACTTATTGAACTTCTTATTCAATATGGGCGATCCGATAGGTCCTGTTGCAAACTTTGCGGCGGCAGTGAGTTTATTACTCGTTGCGTATTATGTAAGCAAAGCAGTGAAAAGCCGATACAGTATTATCATCGGACTTTGTGCTGGTATTGTCGCAATGACGATTGTATTAAGTATTTTAAATTATTTTGTTTTATTACCGTTATACGGAATGATTATGAATTTAGGCGATGTTGTAAGGAACTTAAAAATCATCATCGTTTCAGGTATTATTCCATTTAACATCATCAAGGGTATTGCGGTATCAGTGATATTCCTGTTGCTGTTCAAACGATTAAAAAATGCCTTAAGATATTAA